ATCAAGGTAGAGGACCAATGAGCCACGGTTCAAAATATCATAGAGGTGTTGGTTCTTTAGGAGCATCATCATTCCCATCAAGAGTATTTAAAGGTCAGACAATGGCTGGTAGAATGGGAAATGAAAGAGTAACTATTCAAAATTTAGAAATAGTTAGAGTTGATACTGAAAGAAATCTTATATTAATTAAGGGAGCTATTCCAGGACCTAAGGGTGGAATGGTTATAATAAAAGAGGCTGTTAAGAATAGCAAGTAATATTCTTGGTAAAGAGAGGAGGATGTAAAGTGCCTAAGATAGATGTATTAAATGTTTCTGGACAGCGTGTAGGAGAAATAGAGTTAAATGACGGTATATTTGGAATAGAAGTAAATGAACATGTTTTATATGAAGCGGTAAAAAATTATCTTGCTAATCAAAGGCAAGGTACTCAATCAGCAAAGACTAGAGCTGAAGTAAGAGGCGGTGGAAGAAAGCCTTGGAGACAAAAAGGAACAGGTAGAGCTCGTCAAGGTAGTATAAGAGCGCCTCAGTGGATTGGTGGTGGAGTAGTATTTGCACCAAAACCAAGAGATTATAGTTACAAATTGCCAAAGAAAGTTAAAAGATTAGCTATGAAATCAGCTCTAAGTTCTAAAGTTAAAAATAATGAAATAATAGTTTTAGATGAATTGACAATGAATGTGCCTAAAACTAAAGATATGGTAAATATATTAAAAAATATAAATGCTTCTAAGAAAGTTTTAGTTGTTTTAGCTGCAAAAGATGAAAATGTAATTAAGTCAGCTAGAAATATAAAGGGTGTTAAAACAACGCTAGTAAACACATTAAATGTATATGATATATTAAATCATGATACATTTGTGGTTACTAAGGAAGCGGTACAAAAGATAGAGGAGGTGTACGTATAATGAAAACACCTTACGATATCATAATAAGGCCGGTTATTACAGAGAATAGTATGGCGCAAATGGCTGAAAAGAAGTATACTTTTGAAGTAGATAAAAGAGCTAATAAAACAGAAATAAAGCAAGCTGTAGAAAAGATATTTGGTGTAAATGTTGAAAAAGTTAATACTATAAAAGTTGTAGGTAAAGAAAAGAGAATGGGTAGATACGTTGGAAAGACAAGAAGTTGGAAAAAAGCTATAGTAAAACTAACTAAAGACAGCAAAGAAATTGAATTCTTTGAAGGTATGTAGGTAGATATTGTCAAGGTAGAAGGAGGGAAAGCGAAATGGGTATCAAAAAGTTCAAACCAACGTCTCCAGGTGTTAGACAGATGACTGTTTCTACTTTCGAGGAAATAACAAAAAAAGAGCCTGAAAAGTCACTAACAATTACTTTGAAGAAACATTCAGGTAGAAATAATCAAGGTAGAATTACAGTTCGCCATAGAGGAGGCGGAGTAAAGACTAAATATAGAATTATTGATTTTAAAAGAGATAAAGATGGAATACCTGCGAAGGTTACTGCTATAGAATACGATCCAAATAGATCAGCGAATATTGCATTGCTAACTTATGCAGATGGTGAAAAAAGATATATAATAGCTCCACATAATTTATCAGTTGGAGATACAGTGATTTCCGGACAGGGTGCAGATATTAAGCCGGGTAATGCATTAAAATTAAAAGATATACCTGTTGGTACAATGATTCACAACATTGAGCTTAAGCCTGGAAAAGGCGGACAGTTAGTAAGAGCGGCTGGAACAGCAGCACAATTAATGGCTAAAGAAGGTAAATATGCACATGTTAGAATGCCATCTTCAGAGGTAAGACTTATAAGTATAGAATGTAAAGCAACTATCGGACAAGTAGGTAATTTAGATCATGAAAATATCACTATAGGTAAAGCAGGTAGAAAGAGACATATGGGTATAAGACCTACAGTAAGAGGTTCTGTTATGAACCCTAATGACCATCCACACGGTGGTGGAGAAGGTAGAGCGCCAATTGGTAGAC
The DNA window shown above is from Caminicella sporogenes DSM 14501 and carries:
- the rplW gene encoding 50S ribosomal protein L23, coding for MKTPYDIIIRPVITENSMAQMAEKKYTFEVDKRANKTEIKQAVEKIFGVNVEKVNTIKVVGKEKRMGRYVGKTRSWKKAIVKLTKDSKEIEFFEGM
- the rplB gene encoding 50S ribosomal protein L2, whose amino-acid sequence is MGIKKFKPTSPGVRQMTVSTFEEITKKEPEKSLTITLKKHSGRNNQGRITVRHRGGGVKTKYRIIDFKRDKDGIPAKVTAIEYDPNRSANIALLTYADGEKRYIIAPHNLSVGDTVISGQGADIKPGNALKLKDIPVGTMIHNIELKPGKGGQLVRAAGTAAQLMAKEGKYAHVRMPSSEVRLISIECKATIGQVGNLDHENITIGKAGRKRHMGIRPTVRGSVMNPNDHPHGGGEGRAPIGRPTPVTPWGKPTLGYKTRKKNKPSDKFIVRRRKK
- the rplD gene encoding 50S ribosomal protein L4, with protein sequence MPKIDVLNVSGQRVGEIELNDGIFGIEVNEHVLYEAVKNYLANQRQGTQSAKTRAEVRGGGRKPWRQKGTGRARQGSIRAPQWIGGGVVFAPKPRDYSYKLPKKVKRLAMKSALSSKVKNNEIIVLDELTMNVPKTKDMVNILKNINASKKVLVVLAAKDENVIKSARNIKGVKTTLVNTLNVYDILNHDTFVVTKEAVQKIEEVYV